One Roseomonas sp. OT10 DNA window includes the following coding sequences:
- a CDS encoding uroporphyrinogen-III synthase, translating to MLAPALRLDARTVPLPAAQAVLLTSRAAARALAGRWPAAPVLAVGEASAAEARAAGAGMVAAAGGTADSLAALAASRLDPAQGPLLLAAGEGYARDLAEALRHRGFRVLRRVVYAAGPARHLPEPARDALAQGQVGAALFFSPRSAEVALRLWREAGVAAAATAVVALALSARVASALQDLPWRDLRVASRPDQDALLALLGPAGQEGSLPVP from the coding sequence GTGCTCGCACCGGCCCTTCGGCTCGATGCCCGCACCGTGCCGCTGCCCGCCGCCCAGGCCGTGTTGCTGACCAGCCGGGCTGCCGCCCGCGCCCTGGCCGGGCGCTGGCCGGCGGCTCCCGTGCTGGCCGTGGGGGAGGCCAGCGCCGCCGAGGCCCGCGCCGCCGGGGCGGGCATGGTGGCCGCGGCCGGCGGCACGGCGGACTCCCTCGCCGCCCTGGCCGCCTCCCGGCTGGACCCCGCCCAAGGGCCGCTGTTGCTGGCGGCGGGGGAGGGCTACGCCCGCGACCTCGCCGAGGCGTTGCGGCATCGGGGCTTCCGGGTGCTGCGCCGCGTCGTGTATGCCGCAGGACCGGCCCGGCACCTGCCGGAGCCGGCCCGCGACGCCCTGGCCCAGGGCCAGGTCGGCGCGGCCCTGTTCTTCTCCCCCCGCTCGGCCGAGGTCGCGCTGCGGCTGTGGCGGGAAGCGGGCGTGGCGGCGGCGGCAACCGCCGTCGTCGCGCTCGCGTTGAGCGCGCGCGTGGCCTCGGCGCTGCAGGACCTGCCCTGGCGGGACCTGCGCGTCGCCTCGCGTCCGGACCAGGACGCCCTGCTGGCCCTGCTGGGGCCGGCGGGCCAAGAAGGATCGCTGCCCGTCCCATGA
- the hemC gene encoding hydroxymethylbilane synthase: MLPAHPAASPAPIPATATSGPVPSHHRPAGHGLPLRVGTRGSPLALWQTRTFLALITRFCPVLRMAEAFEEHVITTSGDRIQDRRLADIGGKGLFAKEIHEALLDRRIDFAVHSLKDLETEMPPGIVLACTLKREDARDVLLPGPRCVGLDPSDPFATLPAGALVGTASVRRQSQILHARPDLTVTMIRGNVQSRLRKLADGEVDATMLALAGLRRLELEPEGMVVIDPEAMVPAAGQGIVGVTVRAANTELHELLAAIEDPEARAVSRAERALLASLDGSCRTPIGGHAKLLPDGSLRLTGLVARPDGSFLLKRSTFGPAAEAEALGEALGRELRADSPADIFH, encoded by the coding sequence ATGCTGCCTGCCCACCCCGCTGCGTCCCCTGCGCCGATCCCGGCGACGGCCACCAGCGGCCCCGTCCCGTCGCACCACCGCCCCGCCGGCCACGGCCTGCCGCTGCGCGTGGGCACGCGCGGCTCGCCGCTGGCGCTGTGGCAGACGCGGACCTTCCTCGCGCTCATCACCCGCTTCTGCCCCGTGCTGCGCATGGCCGAGGCGTTCGAGGAGCACGTCATCACCACCTCGGGCGACCGCATCCAGGACCGGCGCCTGGCGGATATCGGCGGCAAGGGGCTCTTCGCCAAGGAGATCCACGAGGCGCTGCTGGACCGGCGGATCGACTTCGCCGTCCACAGCCTCAAGGACCTGGAGACGGAGATGCCGCCGGGCATCGTCCTCGCCTGCACCCTCAAGCGGGAGGACGCGCGCGACGTGCTGCTGCCGGGGCCGCGCTGCGTCGGGCTGGACCCTTCCGACCCCTTCGCCACCCTGCCGGCCGGGGCGCTGGTCGGCACCGCCAGCGTCCGGCGGCAGAGCCAGATCCTGCATGCGCGCCCCGACCTGACGGTCACGATGATCCGCGGCAACGTGCAGTCCCGCCTGCGCAAGCTGGCCGATGGCGAGGTCGATGCCACGATGCTGGCGCTGGCCGGGCTGCGCCGGCTGGAGCTGGAGCCGGAGGGCATGGTGGTGATCGACCCCGAGGCGATGGTCCCCGCCGCCGGCCAGGGCATCGTCGGCGTCACCGTGCGCGCCGCCAACACGGAGCTGCACGAGCTGCTCGCCGCCATCGAGGACCCGGAGGCGCGCGCCGTCTCCCGCGCGGAGCGCGCGCTGCTGGCTTCGCTCGACGGCTCCTGCCGCACGCCGATCGGCGGGCACGCCAAGCTGCTGCCGGACGGCTCGCTGCGCCTGACCGGTCTGGTGGCGCGGCCCGACGGCTCCTTCCTGCTCAAGCGCAGCACCTTCGGCCCCGCCGCCGAGGCGGAGGCGCTGGGCGAGGCGCTGGGGCGCGAGCTGCGCGCCGACAGCCCGGCCGACATCTTCCACTGA
- a CDS encoding GNAT family N-acetyltransferase → MRGHVAEGGGIRLSRPSRADAPALIAAHRASRTLHHPWVQPFTDEVGFEAWFLRGLTGPNIGLVVRRVDGNAPVGVVNLNEIAGGAFHSAYLGYWAMAGQEGRGAMRWALTLALEFAFRDLGLHRLEANIQPGNLRSIALVRGLGFRHEGFSPRYLRIGGEWRDHERWARLTDDPPAEAPLAEAPPPGQKPAA, encoded by the coding sequence ATGAGGGGCCATGTCGCCGAGGGCGGCGGCATCCGCCTCAGCCGCCCCTCGCGGGCCGACGCCCCCGCGCTGATCGCCGCCCATCGGGCGAGCCGTACCCTGCACCACCCGTGGGTGCAGCCCTTCACCGACGAGGTGGGGTTCGAGGCCTGGTTCCTGCGTGGCCTGACCGGGCCGAACATCGGGCTGGTCGTGCGCCGGGTGGACGGCAACGCGCCGGTCGGGGTGGTGAACCTCAACGAGATCGCCGGCGGGGCCTTCCACAGCGCCTATCTCGGCTACTGGGCGATGGCCGGACAGGAGGGGCGCGGGGCGATGCGCTGGGCGCTGACGCTCGCACTGGAATTCGCCTTCCGGGACCTCGGGCTGCACCGGCTGGAGGCGAACATCCAGCCCGGCAACCTCCGCTCCATCGCCCTGGTCCGCGGGCTGGGCTTCCGGCATGAGGGCTTCTCGCCGCGCTACCTCCGCATCGGCGGGGAATGGCGCGACCACGAACGCTGGGCCCGCCTCACGGACGACCCGCCGGCGGAGGCGCCACTGGCGGAGGCGCCCCCGCCGGGGCAGAAGCCGGCCGCATGA
- a CDS encoding Bug family tripartite tricarboxylate transporter substrate binding protein: MTHTLRQPGRRALLGLAGAALLSRPGLAQGAWPERGLTLIVPFAPGGATDMIGRLVADRLSPRLGRPVVVENRPGGAANIGVAALARSAPDGYTIGIVSLTTFGLNPWLYRDRLPFDPVGDFAFISNGATTPNVLVVNPRKVPAGTLQELVAWLRDHPGQANYGSSGAGTAIHVAMEMFLAAAGVKATHVPYRGSGPMMTDLVGGQIDLAIDAASVAWPHVQSGALRAVATTGAERASFSPDLPTLAETWPQVVIDPWHGFAAPAGTPRPVVERLSREIQAVLREPQTEEKMRQQVMVPRPMDPAAFTAFVAAERARYGAVIERANIRVD, from the coding sequence ATGACCCACACCCTCCGCCAGCCCGGCCGCCGCGCGCTGCTGGGCCTCGCCGGCGCGGCGCTGCTGTCGCGGCCCGGGCTGGCGCAGGGCGCCTGGCCCGAGCGCGGCCTGACGCTGATCGTGCCCTTCGCGCCGGGCGGGGCGACGGACATGATCGGGCGCCTCGTCGCCGACCGGCTGTCGCCACGGCTCGGCCGCCCGGTGGTGGTGGAGAACCGCCCGGGCGGCGCCGCCAATATCGGCGTGGCCGCGCTCGCCCGCTCGGCGCCCGACGGGTACACGATCGGGATCGTCAGCCTCACCACCTTCGGCCTCAATCCCTGGCTCTACCGTGACAGGCTGCCCTTCGACCCGGTCGGCGACTTCGCCTTCATCAGCAACGGCGCCACCACGCCCAACGTGCTGGTGGTCAATCCGCGCAAGGTTCCGGCCGGGACCCTGCAGGAGCTGGTCGCCTGGCTGCGCGACCATCCGGGCCAGGCCAATTACGGCTCCTCCGGCGCGGGGACGGCGATCCATGTGGCAATGGAGATGTTCCTTGCCGCCGCCGGGGTGAAGGCCACGCACGTGCCCTATCGCGGCTCGGGCCCCATGATGACGGACCTGGTCGGCGGGCAGATCGACCTGGCGATCGACGCCGCCTCCGTCGCCTGGCCGCATGTGCAGTCCGGGGCGTTGCGGGCCGTCGCCACCACGGGGGCGGAGCGCGCCTCCTTCTCCCCGGATCTGCCGACGCTGGCGGAAACCTGGCCGCAGGTCGTCATCGATCCGTGGCACGGCTTCGCCGCTCCCGCCGGCACCCCGCGGCCGGTGGTGGAACGCCTGTCGCGGGAGATCCAGGCCGTGCTGCGCGAGCCGCAGACGGAGGAGAAGATGCGCCAGCAGGTCATGGTGCCGCGGCCGATGGACCCGGCGGCCTTCACCGCCTTCGTGGCGGCCGAGCGCGCACGCTACGGCGCGGTGATCGAGCGGGCGAACATCCGCGTGGACTGA
- a CDS encoding COG4223 family protein: protein MSDSPATPPEAAPAGAAPRAASTLPPSPPAKWLDPAVLPILVGIVVLGGALAFLFSSPRSGTAPGEDLRGQIAAIDGRIAALEGRPNPAAGLPERIQGNERRLATLESTAQDLASRPPGDPSNKPAIEALAARLQGLEGREHDSTKRLEESLAGLEADLAQRRAAADARRAETDRQLDSRLAAIEGRQAEAGRLIEQRAATADTRIAEAERRAEQRTTTAEAAFQQRIAAAEKQLADRIGAAEAAVQPRLAALDQSIAQRVEAANQEMDRRMEAQAAALDQRLATIDQRLRQAEAAERRVGFLAARGAIQAALEAGRPLGGALAGLPGTPPAPLARYASAAPPTEASLRLSFEEAARAARDAAQPQGQGVMDSALSRIQGLVTVRRGEEVVVGDRVSGELEIARRALEAGDLEAAIARLERLPPPSKAAMEGWLAQARGLQAARNALGELSAERSAG, encoded by the coding sequence ATGAGCGACAGCCCCGCCACGCCCCCGGAAGCCGCCCCTGCCGGCGCGGCGCCCCGCGCTGCCAGCACCCTGCCGCCCTCGCCCCCGGCGAAGTGGCTGGACCCCGCCGTGCTGCCGATCCTGGTGGGGATCGTGGTGCTGGGCGGCGCGCTGGCCTTCCTGTTCTCCTCGCCGCGCTCCGGCACGGCGCCGGGCGAGGATCTGCGCGGGCAGATCGCCGCGATCGACGGCCGGATCGCCGCGCTGGAGGGCCGGCCGAATCCCGCAGCCGGCCTGCCCGAGCGCATCCAGGGCAATGAGCGCCGCCTCGCCACGCTCGAGAGCACGGCGCAGGACCTGGCCTCCCGCCCCCCCGGCGACCCTTCCAACAAGCCCGCCATCGAGGCGCTGGCGGCCCGGCTGCAGGGGCTGGAGGGACGCGAGCACGACAGCACCAAGCGGCTGGAGGAGAGTCTGGCGGGGCTCGAGGCCGACCTCGCCCAGCGCCGGGCCGCGGCCGATGCCCGCCGCGCTGAGACGGACCGGCAGCTCGATTCCCGCCTCGCGGCGATCGAGGGGCGGCAGGCCGAGGCCGGCCGGCTGATCGAGCAGCGTGCCGCGACGGCCGACACCCGCATCGCCGAGGCGGAGCGCCGCGCCGAGCAGCGGACCACGACGGCCGAGGCGGCCTTCCAGCAGCGCATCGCCGCGGCGGAGAAGCAGTTGGCCGACCGCATCGGCGCCGCCGAGGCTGCCGTGCAGCCGCGCCTCGCCGCGCTCGACCAGAGCATCGCGCAGCGGGTGGAGGCGGCGAACCAGGAGATGGACCGCCGGATGGAAGCCCAGGCTGCCGCGCTGGACCAGCGGCTGGCGACGATCGACCAGCGGCTGCGGCAGGCGGAGGCGGCGGAACGCCGGGTGGGCTTCCTGGCCGCGCGCGGCGCCATCCAGGCCGCGCTGGAGGCCGGGCGGCCGCTGGGCGGGGCCCTGGCCGGGCTGCCCGGCACCCCGCCGGCGCCGCTGGCGCGTTATGCCAGCGCAGCGCCGCCGACCGAGGCGTCGCTGCGCCTGTCCTTCGAGGAGGCGGCCCGTGCCGCCCGCGACGCGGCGCAGCCGCAGGGGCAGGGGGTGATGGATTCGGCGCTCTCCCGCATCCAGGGCCTGGTGACGGTCCGGCGCGGCGAGGAGGTCGTCGTGGGCGATCGCGTCTCCGGCGAGCTGGAGATCGCGCGCCGTGCCCTGGAGGCCGGGGACCTGGAGGCCGCCATCGCGCGGCTGGAGCGGTTGCCGCCCCCGTCCAAGGCGGCGATGGAAGGCTGGCTGGCCCAGGCGCGGGGGCTGCAGGCGGCACGCAACGCGCTGGGTGAGCTGAGCGCCGAGCGGAGCGCCGGCTGA
- a CDS encoding transglutaminase-like domain-containing protein, translating to MHIQVGYRLTYDLPQPTPMVLMLTIHPSRAGDILVPEAPVFDPPVAASPYRDIFGNIGTRLVAPPGRFTLSNSAVVRDSGLPDTLVPDAVEHPVETLPDEAVGFLLGSRYCETDLLSNAAWRLFGHLPPGWQRVQAVCDHVHRHIAFDYQAARATRTAAEAFDEGRGVCRDYAHLAITFCRCLNIPARYCTGYLGDMGTPQPWGVPDFAAWFEVYLGGAWHVFDARNNVPRIGRILLARGRDATDVAITTTFGSHYLAGFEVQTDELAAASLGQVEEPLLEPSAVPGRL from the coding sequence ATGCACATCCAGGTGGGATACCGCCTTACCTATGACCTGCCTCAGCCCACGCCCATGGTGCTGATGCTCACCATCCATCCCAGCCGCGCCGGCGATATCCTGGTTCCCGAAGCGCCCGTCTTCGATCCGCCGGTCGCGGCCAGCCCCTATCGCGATATCTTCGGCAACATCGGCACGCGGCTGGTCGCGCCGCCCGGCCGCTTCACCCTGTCGAACAGCGCCGTGGTGCGCGACAGCGGGCTTCCGGATACCCTGGTCCCTGACGCCGTGGAGCACCCGGTCGAGACGCTGCCCGACGAAGCGGTCGGCTTCCTGCTGGGCAGCCGCTATTGCGAGACGGACCTGCTTTCCAACGCCGCCTGGCGGCTGTTCGGGCATCTCCCTCCCGGCTGGCAGCGTGTGCAGGCCGTCTGCGATCACGTCCACCGGCACATCGCCTTCGACTACCAGGCGGCGCGCGCCACCCGCACGGCGGCCGAAGCCTTCGACGAAGGCCGCGGCGTGTGCCGGGACTACGCGCACCTCGCCATCACCTTCTGCCGCTGCCTGAACATCCCGGCCCGCTACTGCACCGGCTACCTGGGCGACATGGGCACGCCGCAGCCCTGGGGTGTCCCGGATTTCGCCGCGTGGTTCGAGGTCTATCTGGGCGGCGCCTGGCACGTCTTCGATGCCCGCAACAACGTGCCGCGGATCGGACGGATCCTGTTGGCGCGCGGGCGGGATGCGACGGATGTCGCCATCACCACCACCTTCGGATCGCACTACCTCGCGGGGTTCGAGGTGCAGACCGACGAGCTGGCGGCGGCATCCCTCGGGCAGGTCGAGGAGCCCCTGCTGGAGCCTTCGGCGGTTCCGGGCCGGCTTTAG
- a CDS encoding heme biosynthesis HemY N-terminal domain-containing protein produces MLRAIGLLILLAAGVAAAWYLRVLGGFMELHVGDVFVAVPLWLLLIGSIVLFLVLHGLLRGWASLRAWPARARARRAARNRADGDAAVTRALIALAAGTPDQARVEVTRARRMLGDTPHTLLLAAEAERMAGREEAANTAFRALAEREDARFLGLRGLLRAAMQKEDWAEAHRLAREAEAAQPGAAWIREERGHLALRTHDWREALALAGPKGGGTAGLAVAPLALASAAEEPDQARALDYLKRGFEADPGFAPVAVAYAGRLTETGQDRRARKVLEEAWAAQPHPSIAEAYLAGQSDPLTRMKSAEALTHARRQHPESRLLLGREALAASLVGRARAELEALAESGEGDRRVFLALVELERVELGDTPAGRAAEGRWLRAAAAAAPEPRWVCTACGTEQARWEPVCSHCQTVGRIAWAGAAPSRTLSAA; encoded by the coding sequence ATGCTGCGCGCGATCGGGCTGCTGATCCTCCTGGCGGCGGGTGTCGCCGCCGCCTGGTACCTCCGCGTGCTGGGCGGATTCATGGAGCTGCATGTCGGGGACGTCTTCGTCGCCGTGCCGCTCTGGCTGCTGCTGATCGGCAGCATCGTGCTGTTCCTGGTGCTGCATGGGCTGCTGCGCGGCTGGGCATCGCTGCGCGCCTGGCCGGCCCGGGCGCGCGCGCGCCGTGCCGCGCGCAACCGCGCGGATGGCGACGCGGCGGTGACGCGGGCGCTGATCGCCCTCGCCGCCGGCACGCCCGACCAGGCGCGGGTGGAGGTGACGCGCGCCCGCCGCATGCTGGGCGACACGCCGCACACCCTGCTGCTCGCGGCCGAGGCGGAGCGGATGGCCGGGCGGGAGGAGGCCGCGAACACCGCCTTCCGCGCGCTGGCGGAGCGTGAGGATGCGCGCTTCCTGGGGCTGCGCGGCCTGTTGCGCGCCGCCATGCAGAAGGAGGACTGGGCCGAGGCGCACCGGCTGGCGCGCGAGGCGGAGGCGGCGCAGCCGGGCGCCGCCTGGATCCGCGAGGAGCGCGGCCATCTGGCCCTGCGCACCCATGACTGGCGCGAGGCCCTGGCGCTGGCCGGCCCCAAGGGCGGCGGGACCGCCGGGCTGGCGGTCGCGCCGCTGGCCCTGGCCTCGGCGGCGGAGGAGCCGGATCAGGCGCGGGCACTGGACTACCTGAAGCGCGGCTTCGAGGCGGATCCGGGCTTCGCCCCGGTGGCCGTGGCCTATGCCGGCCGCCTCACGGAGACGGGCCAGGACCGGCGGGCGCGCAAGGTGCTGGAGGAAGCCTGGGCCGCCCAGCCGCACCCCTCCATCGCCGAGGCCTACCTGGCCGGCCAGTCCGATCCCCTGACGCGGATGAAGTCGGCGGAGGCGCTGACCCATGCGCGGCGCCAGCATCCCGAAAGCCGGCTGTTGCTGGGGCGGGAGGCGCTGGCGGCCTCGCTGGTCGGGCGGGCGCGGGCGGAGCTGGAGGCGCTGGCTGAGAGCGGCGAGGGCGACCGCCGGGTCTTCCTGGCCCTGGTCGAGCTGGAACGGGTGGAGCTGGGCGACACGCCCGCCGGGCGGGCGGCCGAGGGCCGCTGGCTGCGGGCCGCCGCGGCCGCGGCGCCGGAGCCGCGCTGGGTCTGCACCGCCTGTGGCACGGAGCAGGCGCGGTGGGAGCCGGTCTGCAGCCATTGCCAGACGGTTGGCCGCATTGCCTGGGCCGGGGCCGCGCCGTCCCGGACGCTTTCCGCGGCCTGA
- a CDS encoding GntR family transcriptional regulator, which yields MPRSRYDALPPAVIELPSVDRHRPAPEQIYSALRRAILRLELHPGAPVAEAAMALRVGVSRTPVREAMRRLREEGLVEVMPNLGSFVTRLSLSRQEEAVTLRRLLEGEAAARLANRIGPWQPVLRRLLGGQEEALAAGRQDVVYALDEAFHGTLFEAAGLPLMWESCRIARAHMERVHHAAVAVRQRIAAAVAAHAAILDAIEAGDPEAARAAMASHIQANAADLDALRRQHPDWIGP from the coding sequence ATGCCGCGTTCACGATACGATGCCCTGCCACCCGCGGTGATCGAACTGCCCTCGGTGGACCGTCATCGTCCTGCGCCCGAGCAGATCTACAGCGCCCTGCGCCGCGCCATCCTGCGCCTCGAGCTGCATCCCGGCGCGCCTGTGGCGGAGGCGGCCATGGCCCTGCGGGTCGGTGTCAGCCGGACCCCGGTGCGCGAGGCCATGCGCCGGCTGCGCGAGGAAGGGCTGGTCGAGGTGATGCCCAACCTCGGCAGCTTCGTCACCCGCCTGTCCCTGTCACGCCAGGAGGAGGCGGTGACGCTGCGCCGCCTTTTGGAAGGCGAGGCCGCGGCGCGGCTCGCCAACAGGATCGGCCCGTGGCAGCCGGTGCTGCGCCGCCTGCTCGGCGGACAGGAGGAGGCGCTGGCGGCCGGGCGGCAGGATGTCGTCTATGCGCTCGACGAGGCCTTCCACGGCACGCTGTTCGAGGCGGCCGGCCTGCCCCTGATGTGGGAGTCCTGCCGCATCGCGCGGGCGCACATGGAGCGCGTCCACCATGCCGCCGTGGCGGTGCGGCAAAGGATCGCGGCCGCGGTGGCCGCGCATGCCGCGATCCTCGACGCCATCGAGGCCGGTGACCCGGAAGCCGCGCGCGCGGCCATGGCGTCGCATATCCAGGCGAATGCCGCCGACCTTGACGCGCTGCGGCGCCAGCACCCGGACTGGATCGGCCCATGA
- the tsaD gene encoding tRNA (adenosine(37)-N6)-threonylcarbamoyltransferase complex transferase subunit TsaD: protein MERVSGPVLGLESSCDETAAAVLAPDGTILAEALLTQLAEHARFGGVVPEVAARSHLVHLPLLAERVLEQAGVAPAALGGVAATSGPGLIGGLVVGASLGKGIALAHGLPFVAVNHLEAHALTPRLPGLLPEAPAFPYLLLLLSGGHCQCVAVEGLGRYRRLGTTLDDAVGEAFDKAAKLLGLPWPGGPHLERLAAAGDPRRIPLPRPLLGREGCDFSFSGLKTAVAHAVTKLTDEAGKADIAAAFQASVSAVMADRARHALAMMTGATALVVSGGVAANGGVRTALAGVAEAAGLPLIAPPIRLCTDNAVMVAWAGIERLRAGLADPVDHAPRPRWPLAELAGPDAEAA from the coding sequence ATGGAACGCGTGAGTGGGCCCGTGCTGGGGCTGGAGAGCAGTTGCGACGAGACGGCGGCCGCCGTGCTGGCGCCGGACGGCACCATCCTGGCCGAGGCGCTGCTGACCCAGCTCGCCGAGCATGCCCGCTTCGGCGGCGTGGTGCCGGAGGTCGCGGCGCGCTCCCACCTGGTCCACCTGCCCCTGCTGGCCGAGCGGGTGCTGGAACAGGCCGGTGTGGCGCCCGCCGCGCTGGGCGGGGTGGCGGCGACCTCGGGGCCCGGGCTGATCGGCGGGCTGGTGGTGGGGGCCAGCCTCGGCAAGGGGATCGCCCTGGCGCATGGCCTGCCCTTCGTCGCGGTGAACCACCTGGAGGCGCATGCGCTGACCCCGCGCCTGCCCGGCCTGCTACCGGAGGCACCGGCCTTCCCCTACCTGCTGCTGCTGCTCTCCGGCGGGCATTGCCAGTGCGTCGCGGTGGAGGGGCTGGGACGCTACCGCCGGCTCGGCACCACGCTGGACGACGCGGTGGGCGAGGCCTTCGACAAGGCGGCCAAGCTGCTCGGCCTGCCCTGGCCCGGCGGGCCGCATCTGGAGCGGCTGGCGGCGGCGGGCGATCCGCGGCGCATCCCCCTGCCCCGCCCGCTGCTGGGGCGGGAAGGGTGCGACTTCTCCTTCTCTGGCCTCAAGACCGCCGTGGCCCATGCGGTGACGAAGCTGACGGACGAGGCGGGCAAGGCCGACATCGCCGCCGCCTTCCAGGCCAGCGTGTCCGCCGTGATGGCCGACCGCGCGCGGCACGCGCTGGCCATGATGACGGGGGCGACCGCGCTGGTGGTCTCGGGCGGGGTGGCGGCGAATGGCGGGGTGCGGACGGCGCTGGCCGGGGTGGCGGAGGCCGCCGGGCTGCCGCTGATCGCGCCGCCCATCCGGCTCTGCACGGACAATGCGGTGATGGTGGCCTGGGCGGGGATCGAGCGGCTGCGCGCCGGGCTGGCCGATCCGGTGGACCATGCCCCGCGCCCGCGCTGGCCCCTGGCGGAACTGGCCGGCCCCGATGCGGAGGCGGCATGA
- a CDS encoding 23S rRNA (adenine(2030)-N(6))-methyltransferase RlmJ — protein MNYRHAYHAGNFADCLKHALVHHLVLALGRKPKPFRVLDAHAGIGRYDLTEERAARTGEWRRGIGRLDGVADGPLAPWLDAVRVQGWPPLYPGSPALVQALLREEDRLVLCELHPEDQAVLRAAMGRDPRVAIHERDGWEASLALTPFPEKRGLLLLDPPFEKEGDFARLSDTMLAVWKRFRGCVQAAWYPVKHRAPVRDFHDAVRAGGLRDVLACELWLREPTDPTRLNGCGLAVVNPPYGFEAAAGAMLAALLERLGDGEPGQGFAVTRLADE, from the coding sequence ATGAACTACCGCCACGCCTACCACGCCGGCAACTTCGCCGACTGCCTGAAGCACGCGCTGGTGCACCATCTGGTCCTGGCGCTGGGCCGCAAGCCGAAGCCGTTCCGGGTGCTGGACGCCCATGCCGGGATCGGCCGCTACGACCTGACGGAGGAGCGCGCGGCACGCACGGGGGAATGGCGGCGCGGGATCGGCCGGCTGGACGGCGTGGCGGACGGCCCCCTCGCCCCCTGGCTGGACGCCGTGCGCGTGCAGGGCTGGCCGCCGCTCTACCCCGGCAGCCCGGCGCTGGTGCAGGCGCTGCTGCGCGAGGAGGACCGGCTGGTGCTGTGCGAGCTGCACCCCGAGGACCAGGCCGTGCTGCGGGCGGCGATGGGCCGCGACCCGCGCGTGGCGATCCACGAGCGCGACGGGTGGGAGGCGTCCCTCGCCCTGACCCCCTTCCCGGAGAAGCGCGGCCTGCTCCTCCTCGACCCGCCCTTCGAGAAGGAGGGGGATTTCGCGCGGCTGTCCGACACGATGCTGGCGGTGTGGAAGCGCTTCCGGGGCTGCGTCCAGGCGGCGTGGTATCCGGTGAAGCACCGCGCCCCGGTGCGCGACTTCCACGACGCCGTCCGCGCCGGCGGGCTGCGCGACGTCCTCGCCTGCGAGCTGTGGCTGCGCGAGCCGACCGACCCGACCCGGCTGAACGGCTGTGGCCTGGCCGTGGTGAACCCGCCCTACGGCTTCGAGGCGGCGGCGGGGGCGATGCTGGCCGCCCTACTGGAGCGTCTCGGGGATGGCGAGCCCGGCCAGGGCTTCGCCGTCACGCGGCTGGCCGATGAATAG
- a CDS encoding NAD(P)H-dependent glycerol-3-phosphate dehydrogenase yields the protein MNRVAVIGAGAWGTALTVQAARAGAEVSLWARDPARAAAMRAGGTNPRLPSASLAGIRVTTDAAEALDGAGLAVLAVPVQPLRATLAGLPPLPAAVVVAKGVERGTLRLPLEILAEARPGLPAAVLSGPNFAHEVAAGLPAAAAVASRDAALREAVRERLSTAAFRLYDNDDPVGVQICGAAKNVAAIAAGAVVGAGLGENARAALVARALAEIGRLVDAEGGRRETTAGLSGLGDLLLTCCGPSSRNFALGHALGQGRGAAEALAAGTGVAEGAATAPALLARAQAAGVEMPLCAAVVAVLEGGLSVPEAVARLLDRPRREELPPPRPR from the coding sequence ATGAATAGGGTCGCGGTGATCGGTGCCGGCGCCTGGGGCACGGCGCTCACCGTGCAGGCCGCCCGCGCCGGGGCGGAGGTCTCGCTCTGGGCGCGCGACCCGGCCAGGGCGGCGGCGATGCGGGCGGGCGGGACGAATCCGCGCCTGCCCTCCGCCTCGCTCGCCGGCATCCGCGTGACCACCGACGCCGCCGAGGCGCTGGACGGCGCGGGGCTGGCGGTGCTGGCCGTGCCGGTGCAGCCGCTGCGCGCCACGCTGGCCGGCCTGCCGCCCCTCCCCGCCGCCGTCGTGGTCGCCAAGGGGGTGGAGCGCGGCACGCTGCGGCTGCCGCTGGAAATCCTGGCCGAGGCGCGTCCCGGCCTGCCCGCCGCTGTGCTCTCCGGCCCCAACTTCGCGCATGAGGTCGCCGCCGGCCTGCCCGCCGCGGCCGCCGTGGCGAGCCGGGACGCGGCGCTGCGCGAGGCGGTGCGGGAGCGGCTCTCCACCGCCGCCTTCCGCCTCTACGACAATGACGACCCGGTCGGGGTGCAGATCTGCGGCGCGGCCAAGAACGTCGCCGCCATCGCCGCCGGGGCCGTGGTCGGGGCGGGGCTGGGGGAGAATGCGCGCGCCGCGCTGGTCGCCCGCGCCCTGGCGGAGATCGGCCGGCTGGTCGATGCCGAGGGCGGGCGGAGGGAAACCACCGCTGGCCTCTCCGGGCTCGGCGACCTGCTGCTGACCTGCTGCGGGCCGAGCAGCCGGAACTTCGCCCTGGGCCATGCGCTCGGCCAGGGGCGCGGCGCCGCCGAGGCCCTGGCGGCCGGCACGGGCGTGGCGGAGGGTGCGGCGACCGCCCCGGCCCTGCTCGCCCGGGCGCAGGCCGCCGGGGTGGAGATGCCGCTCTGCGCCGCCGTGGTGGCCGTGCTGGAGGGCGGGCTCAGCGTGCCGGAGGCGGTGGCGCGGCTGCTGGACCGGCCGCGGCGGGAGGAGCTGCCGCCCCCCAGGCCCCGCTGA